In a genomic window of Sporosarcina trichiuri:
- a CDS encoding sensor histidine kinase, which yields MKKRQSRSFRKELIYSFLTIGLASIISLGVFQYFQLSSLIRDNQDSQIKVTEFLEDNIESYMEQHGRVIQTMSSAIAPALEEGNTGKIEENLRDIKVNYPGFVNLYVGDKNGKSLVFYPSVYTDGAKREHLDFSDRSYYKELLETNEQVVSHVFHGRGGTDTLLVAIVSPIFNSAGKMQGYILGAIDLNALEKYVSNRISGEASYAVLLDQANNVIVHPDVDTKTEMVNLTNSEIIKSINRNADSPVKSLTIKEEGHDKEFITYAKTPELGWTVWIANPSTHITKPLREAAGTILWFIPLTALFVVLASLFLTARLERTIRNLLDTIRRYSASYKTNQPVQVAERIEGPQEMTDLLTHFNDMLFEIEENREELITLNTELEGRVQERTAKLESRNAELQAVSQLITPVSSKMDLPHFIQLCLENIAPTVPFSLHIWFRELAVTRDEIYEEISLQQYLEGYVQGTNHHMEPIILDGMPNGYLIIDLQEGQMIGQKEQSFLQTFSRSLAIMLQNKLLFERYRNKHAELDAVLESMSEGIMLLNNNSQVDYVNEFFLNVIDGERAAVPLTTLADVFRRINELFEITADELTAFFDDQNSELKLEYKTKSGNTDFYMLHKFSVVSDDKKIGEGLLIRDITKEEEIDTLKNNLISLTSHEFKTPITNIRGSVETLLREDVEWEPDFQYELLEGVHEDIERIQHLVDDWMDISKIESGSMYIERNMIRADHVIEKSIELVPIALKEDAVLEFHNRAEDYLFFYADKTRVQQVLVNLFTNALRYNDSDHKRIDVTLEKKGDYLTIAVSDNGIGISEEHLQKIFNRFYQVDVTATRRSGGTGLGLSICEGIMEAHEGKIEVESTPGEGSTFILYFPLREGS from the coding sequence ATGAAGAAGAGGCAGTCGCGTTCATTCAGAAAAGAACTTATTTATTCGTTTCTCACGATCGGGCTGGCATCCATCATATCGCTCGGTGTCTTCCAATATTTCCAGCTCTCTTCATTGATCCGCGACAACCAGGACAGCCAGATCAAAGTGACTGAGTTCCTGGAGGATAATATTGAAAGTTACATGGAGCAGCACGGCCGGGTCATCCAGACGATGTCCAGCGCTATCGCACCTGCCCTGGAAGAAGGGAATACGGGCAAGATTGAAGAGAATCTGAGGGATATCAAAGTGAACTATCCGGGGTTCGTCAATCTGTACGTAGGGGACAAAAACGGAAAGTCACTCGTTTTCTACCCTTCGGTCTATACGGACGGAGCGAAACGGGAGCACTTGGATTTCAGCGACAGGTCCTATTATAAGGAGCTGCTGGAAACCAATGAACAGGTCGTCTCCCACGTGTTTCACGGTCGTGGCGGAACGGACACACTGCTCGTCGCCATCGTGTCTCCGATATTCAACTCTGCAGGCAAGATGCAGGGGTATATATTGGGCGCGATCGATCTGAACGCACTGGAGAAGTATGTCTCCAACCGGATTTCCGGGGAAGCGAGCTATGCGGTGCTGCTGGATCAGGCCAACAATGTCATTGTCCATCCAGACGTTGACACCAAAACGGAAATGGTCAATTTGACGAACTCGGAAATTATCAAGAGCATCAACCGGAATGCGGACAGCCCAGTTAAGAGTCTGACCATCAAAGAAGAAGGCCATGATAAGGAATTCATCACTTATGCGAAGACGCCCGAACTCGGATGGACGGTCTGGATCGCCAATCCGTCGACCCACATTACCAAGCCGCTGCGGGAAGCGGCCGGTACGATTCTTTGGTTCATCCCACTGACGGCCCTGTTCGTCGTACTGGCGAGCCTGTTCCTGACAGCGCGGCTGGAGCGGACGATCCGCAACCTGCTGGATACGATCCGGCGTTATTCCGCAAGCTATAAGACGAACCAGCCTGTGCAGGTCGCCGAGCGGATTGAAGGACCCCAAGAGATGACCGACCTTCTGACTCATTTCAACGATATGCTGTTCGAAATCGAAGAGAACCGCGAAGAATTGATCACCCTGAACACCGAGCTGGAAGGACGCGTCCAGGAACGGACAGCCAAGCTCGAAAGCCGGAATGCGGAACTGCAGGCCGTCAGTCAGCTCATCACACCAGTCTCTTCCAAGATGGACCTGCCCCATTTCATCCAATTGTGCCTGGAGAATATCGCACCGACCGTGCCGTTCTCCCTGCACATCTGGTTCCGTGAGCTGGCGGTCACCCGTGATGAGATTTACGAAGAGATCAGTCTTCAGCAATATTTGGAAGGTTATGTACAGGGGACAAACCACCACATGGAACCGATCATCCTGGACGGCATGCCGAACGGGTACCTGATCATCGACCTGCAGGAAGGTCAGATGATCGGCCAGAAAGAGCAGTCGTTCCTGCAGACGTTTTCCCGATCGCTTGCAATCATGCTGCAGAACAAATTACTGTTCGAGCGGTACCGCAACAAGCATGCGGAACTCGACGCCGTGCTCGAGAGCATGTCGGAAGGCATCATGCTGCTGAACAATAACAGCCAAGTGGACTACGTGAACGAGTTCTTCCTGAATGTCATCGACGGGGAACGGGCAGCTGTCCCGCTGACCACTCTGGCCGATGTCTTCCGGCGCATCAATGAACTGTTTGAAATCACTGCGGATGAACTGACCGCATTCTTCGACGACCAAAACAGTGAACTGAAACTCGAGTACAAGACAAAATCCGGCAATACCGATTTCTATATGCTCCATAAGTTCTCGGTCGTTTCGGATGATAAGAAGATCGGGGAAGGGCTCCTCATCCGGGACATTACGAAAGAAGAAGAGATCGATACGTTGAAGAACAATCTGATCTCCCTGACCTCCCACGAGTTCAAGACGCCGATCACCAATATCCGCGGAAGTGTGGAAACCCTTCTGCGTGAAGACGTCGAATGGGAGCCGGACTTCCAGTATGAACTTCTTGAAGGAGTGCATGAAGATATTGAACGTATCCAGCATCTTGTCGATGACTGGATGGATATTTCGAAAATAGAATCAGGCTCCATGTATATCGAACGGAATATGATCCGTGCCGACCATGTCATCGAGAAATCGATTGAGCTTGTGCCGATCGCCTTGAAGGAAGACGCCGTTCTGGAATTCCACAACAGGGCGGAGGATTATCTGTTCTTCTACGCGGACAAAACGCGTGTCCAGCAGGTGCTTGTCAATCTGTTCACGAACGCACTGCGGTATAATGACAGTGATCATAAACGCATCGATGTCACACTTGAGAAAAAAGGCGATTATCTGACGATCGCCGTTTCCGACAACGGGATCGGCATTTCGGAAGAGCATCTTCAGAAGATCTTCAACCGCTTCTACCAGGTCGATGTCACAGCCACCCGCCGTTCTGGCGGTACAGGTCTCGGCCTGTCGATCTGTGAAGGGATCATGGAGGCGCATGAAGGGAAGATCGAAGTGGAGAGTACACCGGGCGAAGGCAGTACGTTTATACTTTACTTTCCGTTAAGAGAGGGGTCGTAA
- a CDS encoding response regulator transcription factor, with product MKQKICVVDDEAKILRFISANLRSVGYDVVTADSGEELLEKYDLISPDLILLDIMMPGKDGFYVLEELRKFSHTPIIMLTARSNPKDKVNGLNLGADDYLTKPFSLDELFARVNAVLRRSQPALSDGSAGASSVIKTGSLQVDVGSKRIWIDEEELKLTQTEFSLLEILALNLDKVVQHETLLSDVWGPQYRDDVEYLRVGIARIRRKIKERLKQPEEYIITYPGLGYMLKSVSPSQN from the coding sequence ATGAAACAGAAAATATGCGTAGTGGATGATGAGGCGAAGATCCTGCGGTTCATCTCTGCGAACTTGCGGTCGGTCGGCTATGACGTCGTCACCGCTGATTCAGGGGAGGAACTTCTGGAAAAGTACGATCTGATTTCGCCGGACCTGATTCTTTTGGATATCATGATGCCGGGGAAGGATGGCTTCTACGTCCTCGAAGAGCTGCGCAAGTTTTCCCATACCCCGATCATCATGCTGACGGCGCGCAGCAATCCGAAAGATAAGGTGAACGGCCTGAATCTCGGGGCGGATGATTACCTGACGAAACCGTTCTCGCTGGATGAGCTGTTCGCCCGCGTGAATGCTGTCCTGCGAAGGAGCCAGCCGGCACTGTCAGACGGTTCAGCCGGTGCATCGTCCGTCATCAAAACAGGTTCACTCCAAGTGGATGTGGGAAGCAAGCGGATCTGGATCGACGAAGAAGAGCTGAAACTGACCCAGACCGAGTTCTCCCTGCTTGAGATCCTGGCATTGAATCTGGATAAGGTCGTCCAGCATGAGACGCTTCTGTCCGACGTGTGGGGACCTCAGTACCGAGACGACGTAGAGTACCTTCGTGTCGGCATCGCACGGATCCGGCGGAAGATCAAAGAACGGCTCAAGCAGCCGGAGGAGTATATCATCACGTATCCCGGGCTCGGCTACATGCTGAAGAGTGTCTCGCCCTCCCAAAACTGA
- a CDS encoding MFS transporter: protein MAKQVHETGEKKELIPYWMKAVFVFFLGWVAIYGTRAILNPVMDNIQEEFSLSAGQLGMISSIFFIGYAGLNIPSGILGDKIGKKKVLVPGIILFGLFAAIAGTMPNFVLFVLMWLMVGVFQGFYYGPQYGLSSEAIPPKHLTVGSAIINSGMAFGLSAGYFLSSYTLEAGMSWRAPFYIVAIPVVIIGLLMWWLVKENPYGKEKKAVLDKQDKLKMSTLFKNRNLVMSYITIFCAIYGFFVVVTWMPYYLQHARGIEGSAVATVSSLVPWAAIPGSIFFSWVADRLGKRRPVLLVMLPLSLIALVSIVAFDNMYVLYAALIGYGIFGKISTNPVLVAVVADNAPKNAYSTSFGVYNFIGMCGSILAPYITGFLTDITGSLDMGFYFAAFLLVIGTISASLIREDNRPNVEGENAVAGG, encoded by the coding sequence ATGGCTAAGCAAGTACACGAAACCGGCGAGAAAAAAGAACTGATTCCCTATTGGATGAAAGCCGTTTTCGTATTCTTCTTGGGATGGGTTGCGATATACGGAACCCGTGCTATTTTGAACCCTGTCATGGATAACATTCAGGAAGAGTTCAGTCTGTCTGCCGGACAACTCGGAATGATCAGCTCTATATTCTTCATCGGTTATGCAGGTCTTAACATCCCATCCGGTATTTTAGGTGACAAGATCGGTAAAAAGAAAGTATTGGTCCCAGGAATTATCCTTTTCGGTCTCTTTGCAGCAATCGCCGGAACAATGCCGAACTTTGTGCTGTTCGTCTTAATGTGGCTGATGGTTGGTGTGTTCCAAGGATTCTACTATGGTCCTCAGTACGGACTGTCTTCTGAAGCGATTCCGCCGAAGCACCTGACAGTCGGTTCTGCAATCATCAACAGCGGTATGGCCTTCGGTCTTTCTGCAGGTTACTTCCTTTCAAGTTATACGCTTGAAGCAGGTATGAGCTGGAGAGCACCATTCTACATCGTAGCAATCCCGGTTGTTATTATCGGTCTGCTGATGTGGTGGCTCGTAAAAGAGAACCCGTATGGAAAAGAGAAAAAAGCAGTTCTCGACAAGCAGGACAAGCTCAAGATGAGCACCTTGTTCAAGAACCGCAACTTGGTCATGTCATATATCACGATTTTCTGTGCAATCTACGGTTTCTTCGTAGTTGTGACATGGATGCCGTACTACTTGCAGCACGCCCGCGGAATCGAAGGAAGCGCAGTTGCGACAGTTTCTTCACTCGTCCCTTGGGCTGCCATCCCGGGCTCGATCTTCTTCAGCTGGGTCGCTGACCGTCTCGGAAAGCGCCGTCCCGTCTTGCTCGTCATGCTGCCGTTGTCCCTGATCGCTCTTGTATCGATCGTGGCATTCGATAACATGTACGTTCTGTATGCGGCATTGATCGGGTATGGGATTTTCGGTAAGATCAGTACGAACCCAGTACTCGTTGCAGTCGTTGCGGATAACGCTCCGAAAAATGCATACTCGACATCATTCGGTGTCTATAACTTCATCGGAATGTGCGGATCCATCCTGGCTCCTTACATCACCGGGTTCCTGACAGATATTACAGGAAGCCTGGACATGGGCTTCTACTTTGCAGCATTCCTTCTGGTCATCGGAACGATTTCCGCTTCCCTGATCAGAGAAGACAACCGTCCGAACGTCGAAGGCGAGAACGCTGTCGCCGGAGGCTGA
- the pxpB gene encoding 5-oxoprolinase subunit PxpB, giving the protein MECTIHPLGDQAVICRLGDADADDTELKIRSVTAALTDRPPVWLTEYVSSYTSVTVYYDIRNCPAGKSPYDHVSQQLATLIGSLDPATQIPRRTVRLPVLYGGMEGPDLLYVASIAGMTPDEVVRQHAAGRYIVRMIGFSPGFPFLSGLPAALSMPRKQTPRLSIPERSVGIAGRQTGVYPISTPGGWQLIGRTPVDLFMPDREPPSLLEPGDLLEFCPITQQQYDEIREETSCLNYSGPD; this is encoded by the coding sequence ATGGAATGTACAATCCACCCGCTCGGCGACCAGGCTGTGATCTGCAGGCTGGGGGATGCCGATGCGGACGACACCGAATTGAAGATACGCAGCGTGACCGCGGCGCTTACCGACCGGCCGCCTGTATGGCTGACGGAGTACGTCTCTTCCTACACGTCAGTCACAGTCTACTACGATATCCGGAATTGCCCGGCCGGCAAATCTCCTTACGATCATGTCAGCCAGCAGCTGGCGACACTCATCGGGTCACTTGACCCTGCAACGCAGATACCGCGCAGGACGGTCAGGCTGCCTGTGCTGTATGGCGGCATGGAAGGCCCGGACCTCCTGTATGTTGCGTCTATCGCCGGTATGACTCCAGACGAGGTCGTCCGGCAGCATGCAGCCGGGCGCTATATTGTCCGGATGATCGGATTTTCACCAGGGTTTCCATTCCTGTCAGGGCTTCCTGCCGCGCTGTCCATGCCGAGGAAGCAAACACCCCGTCTCAGTATTCCGGAACGCTCTGTAGGCATTGCCGGCAGGCAGACAGGTGTCTATCCGATCAGTACACCGGGCGGCTGGCAGCTGATCGGCAGGACACCGGTCGACCTGTTCATGCCGGACCGGGAGCCGCCCAGTTTGCTGGAGCCGGGAGATCTGCTGGAATTCTGCCCGATCACACAGCAGCAGTATGATGAAATAAGGGAGGAAACATCATGCTTGAACTACTCCGGGCCGGACTGA
- a CDS encoding biotin-dependent carboxyltransferase family protein, giving the protein MLELLRAGLMDTVQDAGRTGWQQYGITPGGTMDRLSMRTANLLVGNSGSEAVLEMTLTGPVIYFRQATLIALCGGEFHPEIDGAPVPLWRPVYAREGSILTTGSAAQGSRLVMALPGGIDVPEVLGSRSTFLRAGIGGMEGRALRKGDVLMPGRITVPRPQQKNSFAQPFRTASWSVSGWLRPVLGPEITIRWLRGRHYQLFGSSSLNNFRRTAYTAGSQSDRMGYRLQGAALQLKKSQELTSESVTFGTVQVPPDGQPIILMADRQTTGGYPEIAQIITADLPSLAQARPGTRIRFEEVSLAEAHRLLQKQEQALAEFQTAVRLKLQEGIE; this is encoded by the coding sequence ATGCTTGAACTACTCCGGGCCGGACTGATGGACACGGTGCAGGATGCCGGACGGACCGGCTGGCAGCAGTACGGTATCACGCCTGGCGGCACGATGGACCGGCTTTCGATGCGCACTGCCAATCTTCTGGTCGGCAACAGCGGGAGTGAAGCGGTTCTTGAGATGACGCTGACCGGGCCGGTTATCTATTTCCGGCAGGCGACTCTGATTGCGCTGTGCGGGGGGGAATTTCATCCAGAGATCGATGGGGCGCCTGTGCCTCTCTGGCGGCCTGTCTATGCCAGGGAGGGGAGTATCCTGACCACCGGGTCGGCGGCACAGGGCAGCCGACTTGTGATGGCCCTGCCCGGCGGCATCGATGTCCCCGAAGTGCTCGGCAGCCGGTCTACGTTCCTGCGAGCAGGAATCGGCGGAATGGAGGGACGGGCACTACGGAAAGGGGATGTACTAATGCCAGGCCGGATAACCGTTCCTCGGCCGCAGCAGAAAAATAGCTTCGCGCAGCCATTCCGGACAGCCAGCTGGTCGGTATCCGGCTGGCTGCGTCCTGTACTTGGTCCGGAGATCACCATCCGCTGGCTCCGCGGCAGGCACTACCAGCTGTTCGGCAGCAGCAGCCTGAATAACTTCCGCCGGACAGCCTATACGGCAGGCTCACAGTCGGACCGGATGGGATACCGGCTGCAGGGGGCTGCGCTGCAGCTGAAGAAGTCACAGGAACTGACATCGGAATCGGTGACGTTCGGTACCGTCCAAGTGCCGCCGGACGGGCAGCCGATCATTCTGATGGCGGATCGGCAGACAACGGGCGGCTACCCGGAAATCGCGCAGATCATTACGGCGGATCTGCCATCGCTTGCACAAGCGCGGCCGGGGACCCGCATCCGGTTTGAGGAAGTCTCCCTTGCAGAGGCGCACCGTCTGCTGCAGAAACAGGAGCAGGCGCTGGCTGAGTTTCAGACAGCCGTCCGCCTGAAACTCCAGGAAGGGATTGAATAA
- a CDS encoding LamB/YcsF family protein — protein MKIDLNCDLGEGFGAYSIGRDAEMMNYITSANIACGFHAGDPSVMRKAVELAQTHGTAVGAHPGFPDLQGFGRRNMSCTEQEIYDFMVYQIGALQGFLQAAGLPLHHVKPHGALYNMAAGDRQLAEAVCRAVADTAPRAVLYGLAESELIRAGQDAGLQTASEVFADRTYEADLTLTPRSRPGAVILDYGVLLEQALLLVKEGKVRTAAGSIASVRADTICLHGDNELALEFARRLSEDLPKYGITIQQFQAGR, from the coding sequence GTGAAAATCGATTTGAACTGCGATCTCGGTGAAGGTTTCGGTGCCTATTCAATAGGAAGAGACGCGGAAATGATGAACTACATAACATCTGCGAACATTGCCTGCGGCTTCCATGCAGGGGATCCCTCTGTGATGCGGAAGGCCGTGGAGCTTGCCCAAACGCATGGAACGGCAGTCGGTGCCCATCCCGGATTTCCGGATCTCCAGGGCTTCGGCAGACGGAACATGTCCTGCACGGAACAGGAAATCTATGACTTCATGGTGTACCAGATCGGTGCGCTGCAAGGGTTCCTGCAGGCTGCAGGGCTGCCTCTCCATCATGTCAAACCGCACGGAGCCCTGTATAACATGGCTGCAGGGGACCGCCAGTTGGCGGAAGCGGTCTGCCGGGCGGTGGCAGACACTGCCCCGCGTGCAGTGCTGTACGGTCTGGCGGAGAGCGAACTGATCCGGGCAGGACAGGACGCCGGACTGCAGACGGCGAGTGAAGTGTTCGCCGACAGGACCTATGAAGCGGATCTCACCCTGACACCGAGGAGCCGGCCCGGTGCTGTCATCCTGGATTACGGCGTCCTGCTGGAACAGGCGCTCCTCCTGGTGAAAGAGGGGAAGGTGCGGACGGCTGCCGGCAGTATTGCTTCCGTTCGGGCCGACACGATCTGCCTGCATGGCGATAATGAGCTTGCGCTGGAATTCGCAAGACGGCTGTCGGAAGACCTTCCAAAATACGGCATTACGATTCAGCAGTTCCAAGCAGGCCGATGA
- a CDS encoding P1 family peptidase, giving the protein MKIRERGVDIGRLPIGQKNCITDVEGVKVGHVTLDGPLSDGGWTATGVTAILPHPGNLFREKLAAASYVINGFGKTTGLVQLDELGQLESPIMLTNTFSVPAVTEGTLRWMLKRTPEIGDTTGTLNIVTGECNDGRLNSIRALAVRPEHALQAIRSASDAACPEGAVGAGKGMICFGYKGGIGSSSRLIAFEEGKAYTIGCLVLSNFGQREDFAAGRYIQQGADYTSDAPEPADGSIMIVLATDAPLDSRQLKRVAKRAGVGLARTGSHYSNGSGDIVIAFSTARKIPHESEARTELAESIRDSHPVMNLLFQAAAEVTEEAILNSLSQAVATKGRNGLTVGPMPFR; this is encoded by the coding sequence ATGAAAATAAGGGAACGCGGAGTGGACATAGGCAGATTGCCCATTGGACAGAAAAATTGCATCACCGATGTGGAAGGTGTGAAAGTCGGACATGTGACCCTGGACGGACCGCTGTCCGACGGCGGCTGGACAGCAACCGGTGTCACGGCCATCCTGCCTCATCCGGGCAATCTGTTCCGGGAGAAACTGGCGGCAGCAAGTTATGTTATCAACGGGTTCGGGAAGACGACAGGACTCGTCCAGCTTGATGAATTGGGACAGCTGGAATCACCGATCATGCTGACGAATACATTCAGCGTCCCGGCTGTCACGGAAGGAACACTGCGCTGGATGCTCAAGAGAACACCGGAGATCGGGGATACGACAGGGACACTCAACATCGTGACCGGGGAGTGCAATGACGGCCGTCTGAATAGCATCCGTGCCCTGGCTGTGAGACCGGAGCATGCCCTGCAGGCAATCCGTTCGGCTTCCGACGCTGCATGTCCGGAGGGGGCGGTCGGGGCCGGAAAAGGGATGATCTGCTTCGGATACAAAGGGGGGATCGGCTCCTCATCGCGCCTGATTGCATTTGAAGAAGGCAAAGCTTATACGATCGGATGTCTCGTGCTGAGCAATTTCGGCCAGCGGGAAGACTTTGCTGCTGGCCGCTATATACAGCAGGGTGCCGATTACACCTCTGACGCACCGGAACCGGCGGACGGATCCATCATGATCGTGCTGGCGACAGATGCACCGCTCGACAGCAGGCAGTTAAAGCGGGTTGCCAAACGTGCCGGCGTCGGACTTGCAAGAACAGGCAGCCATTACAGCAATGGAAGCGGGGATATCGTGATCGCCTTTTCCACCGCCCGCAAGATTCCCCATGAGTCGGAAGCGCGGACGGAATTGGCGGAAAGTATACGGGACAGCCATCCTGTCATGAACCTCCTGTTTCAAGCGGCGGCCGAAGTGACGGAAGAAGCCATCCTGAACTCTCTCAGCCAGGCAGTGGCGACCAAAGGCCGCAACGGGCTCACCGTCGGACCGATGCCGTTCCGGTGA